The genomic region CGTCGCCGCCGGTGGCAACTGGGACGCCGAACTCGACAGCGAGACGAGCGTCACGGTCGACGGCGACCTCGTGACGGCTCGCGGTCCCGGGTCCTCGTCGGAGGCGGCACGGACGCTGCTCGAAGCGCTCAGTATCGAGACGCCGGCCTGAGCTCGAAGCTGCCTGTCGTCCGACCGGACACGAATCAGTCCCTTTTTAATCGGTCCGTGGGTACGCCGAGGTATGAGCTTCGAGGAAGACGACCGCGTCGTCCTGCACGACAAGCACAGCGAGTACGACGGCCAGACCGGCAAGATCACCCAGGTCATGGAGACCATGTTCGGTGACGCCACGTACACCATCGCGTTCGAGGACGGCCAGGAGCAGGGCATCCCGGAGGACCAGCTCGAGGCCGCCGCGGACGACGACGAAGACGACGAAGAATAAGCGGATTTTCAGATGCCGAAGGTTCCGTTCCACTACGTCGACCTGCGTGCGTTCTGTTACGCCACCGAAGACGAGAAGCGCGTCGAGGACGCCCTGCGCTACTACCTCCCGGAGGAGTACGAGGTCGACCGCATGGTCAACGAAGGACACCACGGCGACCGCATCGTCGTGCTCTCCGCGCGGGTCGAGAACGCCGACGACGTCCGTCACGTCCTGGCGCGAGTGGCGGAACTGGACGACATCGAGTCGGTCATCGGGGAACTCGACGACCGCGTGACCGACAACTGCGAGCTGTTCTTGCGACTCGACAAGCAGGCCGCCTTCTCCGGCGAGACCGGCCTCGGCGAGGGTATCACCTTCCGGGCGAAGGTGGAGGCCTACCCCGCGAAGAAGGAAGCGGCCGTGAAGAACGCCCGCGAGACGCTGGAGTCGCTGCGCGAGCAGTAACGCTGGCACCGCCGCAGCCCCGCACCGCTGCGACCGCTTCCCGAATCGGAAGCGTAAGGTGCCTGCTGGCGGGAGGATTTTCCATGTACGAGGCCGTCCACGCCCACCCCGACGGTGAGACGACAGTCGCCCGGTTCGCCCACACCGCCGCCGAGTACGGGTACGACGGCATCGTCGTCCGCAACCACGGTGACGCTCGCGCCGACTACGACGCCGAGCGCATCGCCGAGGCGTACGACATCGACGTGGTCCCCGGCCTCGAGATCCGCGCCGACGACCAGAACCAGGCGTCGGGCTACATCGGGAACTACCGCCGCCAGTACACGCTCTTGCTCATGCACGGCGGGTCGAAGCCCCTGAACCGGTTCGCCGTCGAACAGGACCGCATCGACGTGCTCTGTCACCCGATGCGCGACCGGGGCGACTTCAACCACGTCCTCGCCAAGGCCGCCGCCGAAAACGGGGTTCGCATCGAGTTCAATCTCCGCGACGTGCTCCGCAAGACCGGCGGGCAGCGCGTCCAGAGCTTCCAGTCGCTGCGGAAACTGCGGGAACTGGTCGAGAAGTACGACGCCCCCTACGTCGTGAGTGGTGACCCCCGCTCGCACCTGGAACTGCGAGCGTCGCGAGAGCTCGTCGCGCTCGGCGAGGCAATCGGGTTCGACCGCGAGCAGGTCGCCGACGGCCTGCGCGAGTGGGGGCGACTCGCGACCCGGAACCGCGAGCGCGAGTCCGACGCTTTCATCGAACCCGGGGTGCGTAGAGGCCGGTATGAAGAGACCGATTGAGGACCACGCCGCCCGCTTCGACGAGATGGCCGGCCGGTACGACGACGAAGTCAACCAGACAGACGAGTACAAGGCCTGCGTCTCGTTCGTCCTCGACCACGCGAAAGAGGACCTGACGACCGAGGACACCGTGCTCGACCTGGGCTGTGGCACCGGTGCCATCGGCCTCTCGC from Haloarchaeobius sp. HME9146 harbors:
- a CDS encoding RNA-binding protein, giving the protein MPKVPFHYVDLRAFCYATEDEKRVEDALRYYLPEEYEVDRMVNEGHHGDRIVVLSARVENADDVRHVLARVAELDDIESVIGELDDRVTDNCELFLRLDKQAAFSGETGLGEGITFRAKVEAYPAKKEAAVKNARETLESLREQ
- a CDS encoding RNase P subunit p30 family protein, yielding MYEAVHAHPDGETTVARFAHTAAEYGYDGIVVRNHGDARADYDAERIAEAYDIDVVPGLEIRADDQNQASGYIGNYRRQYTLLLMHGGSKPLNRFAVEQDRIDVLCHPMRDRGDFNHVLAKAAAENGVRIEFNLRDVLRKTGGQRVQSFQSLRKLRELVEKYDAPYVVSGDPRSHLELRASRELVALGEAIGFDREQVADGLREWGRLATRNRERESDAFIEPGVRRGRYEETD
- a CDS encoding DUF1918 domain-containing protein — protein: MSFEEDDRVVLHDKHSEYDGQTGKITQVMETMFGDATYTIAFEDGQEQGIPEDQLEAAADDDEDDEE